One window of Synergistales bacterium genomic DNA carries:
- a CDS encoding M48 family metallopeptidase gives MDFVTLLILLLLGHAAWKEWLAYRNHRALRRFAATPDPDVLATFPEGYRWKREVAYRTAHGRAGMIAEIWETGLLAAVLASGLLQALARWSAGIAEGPFLPGLLFGALCALAVVAAGLPQRIWTTFVLERRFGFSHESLGHFARNSALAALLAALLGGGLLGLLALFAGMGPLWPLWGFLGTEAATLLLTVLFPVAILPLFYRLRPLEEGTLKEAIRQLFAETPFASRGISVADESTSSTHLNGMVSGLGKAKRIILFDTLLQRVSEEGIVAVVAHELGHAVHGHIRQRFLLATAQYVLLFGVAGLLWDLPWVTAAAPALPVRLVLVFLFAGTLMELFTGSLTMGFARRQEFQADTYAARKAGHRATYGVLSRLANHEMSWIPDDPLYARWNRDHPTLPERLRRLGTPPAEPGEEQDGEETAETEEAG, from the coding sequence ATGGATTTTGTGACACTGCTGATTCTCCTCCTCCTGGGCCACGCCGCCTGGAAGGAGTGGCTCGCCTACCGGAACCACCGGGCGCTCCGGCGGTTCGCCGCGACCCCCGACCCCGATGTGCTCGCCACGTTCCCCGAGGGATACCGCTGGAAACGGGAGGTGGCCTACCGCACGGCCCACGGCAGAGCGGGGATGATCGCCGAAATCTGGGAGACGGGGCTCCTGGCGGCCGTGCTGGCCTCGGGGCTTCTCCAGGCACTGGCCCGGTGGAGCGCCGGGATTGCCGAGGGCCCCTTTCTCCCGGGGCTGCTCTTCGGGGCGCTCTGCGCGCTGGCCGTGGTCGCCGCCGGTCTCCCCCAGAGGATCTGGACCACCTTTGTGCTGGAGCGGCGCTTCGGGTTCAGCCACGAGAGCCTGGGGCACTTCGCCAGAAACAGCGCCCTGGCCGCCCTCCTGGCGGCGCTGCTCGGCGGGGGACTGCTGGGGCTGCTCGCCCTTTTCGCCGGCATGGGCCCGCTCTGGCCGCTCTGGGGGTTTCTGGGGACAGAGGCGGCCACGCTGCTGTTGACGGTGCTCTTCCCGGTGGCGATCCTGCCGCTCTTCTACCGTCTCAGACCCCTGGAAGAGGGCACTCTGAAGGAGGCCATCCGGCAGCTCTTCGCGGAGACCCCCTTCGCCTCCAGGGGGATCTCGGTGGCCGACGAAAGCACCAGCTCCACCCATCTCAACGGCATGGTCAGCGGTCTGGGGAAGGCCAAGCGGATCATCCTCTTCGACACGCTGCTGCAGCGGGTCTCCGAGGAGGGCATCGTGGCGGTGGTGGCCCACGAGCTGGGCCACGCCGTCCACGGCCATATCAGGCAGCGTTTCCTCCTGGCCACAGCCCAGTATGTCCTGCTCTTCGGCGTGGCGGGACTCCTCTGGGACCTCCCCTGGGTCACGGCGGCCGCCCCGGCCCTCCCGGTGCGTCTGGTGCTGGTCTTCCTCTTTGCGGGCACCCTGATGGAGCTCTTCACCGGCAGCCTGACCATGGGCTTCGCCAGAAGGCAGGAGTTCCAGGCCGACACCTACGCCGCCCGCAAGGCGGGGCACCGGGCCACCTACGGTGTTCTCTCCAGGCTGGCCAACCACGAGATGAGCTGGATCCCCGATGACCCCCTCTACGCCCGGTGGAACAGGGACCACCCGACCCTCCCCGAGCGTCTCCGCCGGCTGGGGACACCGCCGGCAGAACCCGGGGAGGAACAGGATGGAGAGGAGACCGCGGAGACGGAGGAGGCCGGTTAG
- a CDS encoding DUF4139 domain-containing protein: MRKILLPIGAMLLAMLLILPASAAPRVVAADLYPRGMLVVFETATGAGGGSMQLPGAFDASRIWCVGTDVALHSTSVRRVPLSRDLPGKLGEMEAEIEVKQERIAEIDGLMKHARQFFGGSREGMEIRTDLQAYLDASEEMGRELFLLSDQKEKLEARIQALRAYLRDHAPASPSEAVEVAWETAESGHIRVYAWSDHARWEPRYHLDLQPEPGTVRIALKGKARQRTGLDLTGRPVTFHTQLPGHDVRLRSVPPLKVSEKQEAKFLMRNILRKDEVGAPAPEQPREPVKAERRESVAGVSFTAETVLPGDNTEQVVTLESHTAEAKTYIALRPFRQKRGIIVGEIDELPMPLFPATAQLFVDGAPSGESRIDAHPRGTTAALPFGWTDQVRAERIDKVGTKGESFFGTKGLIKEAYTLKVSNGMPRTVDIRLSDRIPVSTNEKIEVEDVSIGVSPTEREEGVLTWRRSLASGETFEVEIRYTIKHPEDMEILKSD; encoded by the coding sequence ATGCGGAAGATTCTGTTACCCATCGGGGCGATGCTCCTGGCGATGCTGCTGATCCTGCCGGCCTCGGCCGCACCGCGGGTGGTCGCCGCCGATCTCTATCCCCGGGGGATGCTGGTGGTCTTCGAAACGGCCACGGGGGCCGGCGGGGGAAGCATGCAGCTGCCCGGCGCCTTCGACGCATCCCGCATCTGGTGTGTGGGCACCGACGTGGCCCTCCATTCGACCTCGGTGCGGCGGGTACCGCTCTCCCGGGACCTCCCCGGCAAACTGGGCGAGATGGAAGCGGAGATCGAGGTGAAACAGGAGCGTATCGCGGAGATCGATGGGCTGATGAAACACGCCAGGCAGTTCTTCGGCGGCTCCAGGGAGGGCATGGAGATCCGGACGGATCTGCAGGCCTACCTGGATGCCTCGGAAGAGATGGGCCGGGAGCTCTTCCTCCTCTCCGACCAAAAGGAGAAACTGGAAGCCAGAATCCAGGCGCTGCGGGCCTATCTCCGCGACCACGCCCCCGCCTCCCCCAGCGAGGCGGTGGAGGTCGCCTGGGAGACCGCCGAAAGCGGACATATCCGGGTCTATGCCTGGTCTGACCATGCCCGCTGGGAACCGCGGTACCATCTGGACCTGCAGCCGGAACCCGGCACGGTCCGGATCGCCCTGAAAGGGAAAGCCCGGCAGCGTACGGGGCTGGACCTCACCGGCAGGCCGGTGACCTTCCACACCCAGCTCCCGGGACACGACGTCCGGCTCCGCTCCGTCCCGCCGCTGAAGGTCTCGGAGAAGCAGGAGGCCAAGTTCCTCATGCGCAACATCCTGCGGAAGGACGAGGTGGGCGCTCCCGCACCGGAACAGCCCCGGGAGCCCGTCAAGGCGGAGCGGAGGGAGTCCGTGGCCGGCGTGTCCTTCACCGCGGAGACCGTCCTTCCCGGCGACAACACCGAACAGGTGGTCACCCTGGAGAGCCACACCGCGGAGGCCAAAACCTACATCGCCCTGCGTCCCTTCCGGCAGAAGCGGGGGATCATCGTCGGCGAGATCGACGAGCTGCCCATGCCGCTCTTTCCCGCCACGGCCCAGCTTTTCGTGGACGGAGCGCCCTCCGGCGAAAGCAGGATCGACGCCCATCCCAGGGGGACCACGGCGGCACTCCCCTTCGGCTGGACCGATCAGGTCCGGGCCGAACGGATCGACAAGGTGGGCACCAAGGGGGAGAGCTTCTTCGGCACCAAGGGCCTGATCAAGGAGGCCTACACGCTGAAGGTCTCAAACGGCATGCCCCGGACTGTGGATATCCGGCTCAGCGACCGGATTCCGGTGAGCACCAACGAAAAGATCGAGGTCGAGGATGTCTCGATCGGCGTGAGCCCCACGGAGCGCGAGGAAGGGGTCCTCACCTGGCGCCGCAGTCTTGCTTCGGGCGAGACCTTCGAGGTGGAGATCCGCTATACCATCAAGCACCCCGAGGACATGGAGATCCTCAAAAGCGACTGA
- a CDS encoding sel1 repeat family protein yields the protein METPAFRRTPGGERHAMNTRKLSDLSPEEIRRQAEQGNTEAMRLLGAMYAFGMRIEQDDSQAIHWYSEAARQGDLPSQCFLASRYTYGMGVEKDRDQAFSYFKEAAGQGHPWAQHELARIHMEEPAYYNPQEASRLLKAAAEQGNPASQNALGELREQADDSRQAVYWWQQSATSGNPDAQYHLGRAFQSGAGVHQDTAKAVYWYWKAVAGGGHPLAEYELGLMYYHGEGIEPDHQQALELLRRSAAQDIPEAQYLVGLFYTEQVPDTPVDLDEARMWLQRAADRGDREAREELAKL from the coding sequence ATGGAGACCCCGGCATTCCGCAGAACCCCGGGAGGTGAACGGCACGCCATGAACACCCGCAAGCTCTCCGACCTCAGCCCCGAGGAGATCCGCAGACAGGCGGAACAGGGGAATACCGAGGCCATGCGGCTTCTGGGAGCCATGTATGCCTTCGGCATGCGCATCGAACAGGACGACAGCCAGGCCATCCACTGGTACAGCGAAGCGGCGCGCCAGGGGGATCTCCCAAGCCAGTGCTTTCTCGCCTCCCGGTACACCTACGGCATGGGTGTGGAAAAGGACAGGGACCAGGCCTTCTCCTATTTCAAGGAGGCCGCGGGCCAGGGGCACCCCTGGGCGCAGCACGAGCTCGCCAGGATACATATGGAGGAGCCCGCCTACTACAATCCGCAGGAGGCCTCGCGATTGTTGAAAGCGGCAGCCGAACAGGGGAATCCCGCAAGCCAGAACGCCCTGGGGGAGCTGCGCGAACAGGCCGACGACAGCCGGCAGGCTGTCTACTGGTGGCAACAGTCGGCAACCTCGGGCAACCCCGACGCCCAGTACCATCTGGGCAGGGCCTTCCAGTCCGGAGCGGGCGTCCACCAAGACACCGCCAAGGCCGTCTACTGGTACTGGAAGGCCGTAGCGGGCGGCGGCCATCCGCTGGCCGAATACGAACTGGGGCTCATGTACTACCACGGCGAAGGCATCGAGCCGGACCACCAGCAAGCCCTGGAACTGCTGCGACGCAGTGCGGCCCAGGACATCCCCGAAGCGCAGTATCTGGTTGGCCTCTTCTACACCGAACAGGTGCCGGACACCCCGGTGGATCTCGACGAGGCCCGGATGTGGCTCCAGCGTGCCGCTGACAGGGGGGACAGGGAGGCCCGGGAGGAGCTGGCCAAGCTCTAG
- a CDS encoding DUF4412 domain-containing protein produces the protein MKRILVMGVVLCALVLLSPLAGMAAEYTADMVISGPQGERNATVYVKGDRFRQDLAMGGQKQSIIIDEQTGGTFVVLHERKMYMDLSAMGEQAPESPRFSGESAEDLVANNPDIAEAEYQGEEKLHGYLCKVYHVTYSNAEGNAGTLWISEELETPLKIIAETEEGTFTTEMSNIREKPLDDSLFEIPEGFKKVEMPGA, from the coding sequence ATGAAACGGATTCTGGTAATGGGCGTAGTGCTGTGCGCTCTGGTGCTGCTTTCGCCCCTGGCGGGGATGGCGGCGGAGTACACGGCGGATATGGTGATCTCCGGACCCCAGGGGGAGCGGAACGCCACGGTCTATGTGAAGGGCGACCGGTTCCGGCAGGACCTCGCCATGGGGGGGCAGAAACAGAGCATCATCATCGACGAGCAGACGGGCGGCACCTTTGTGGTTCTCCACGAACGGAAGATGTACATGGATCTCTCGGCCATGGGGGAGCAGGCGCCGGAGTCGCCGCGCTTTTCCGGGGAATCGGCCGAGGATCTGGTGGCCAACAACCCCGACATCGCCGAGGCGGAGTACCAGGGCGAGGAGAAGCTCCACGGCTATCTCTGCAAGGTCTACCACGTCACCTACAGCAATGCAGAGGGGAACGCCGGCACGCTCTGGATCTCCGAGGAGCTGGAGACGCCGCTGAAGATTATCGCCGAGACCGAGGAGGGGACATTCACCACGGAGATGAGCAATATCCGGGAGAAGCCGCTGGACGACAGCCTCTTCGAGATCCCGGAAGGGTTCAAGAAGGTGGAGATGCCCGGCGCATAG
- a CDS encoding protein-L-isoaspartate(D-aspartate) O-methyltransferase, whose amino-acid sequence MVERQLRPRGVRAEAVLEAMGRVPRHAFVPPSKEWAAYEDGPLSIGHGQTISQPYMVARMTELLQPGPGKRIFEIGTGSGYQAAVLAETGAEVVSMERYRVLADAARKRLDALGYQVTVVAGDARGGYAAMAPYDGIVVTAAAPTVEEAWIDQLADGGRLVVPLKQRVFGEQLLLKVKQGDALEESRLEYCSFVPLLPGVEEE is encoded by the coding sequence ATGGTGGAACGGCAGCTCCGGCCCCGGGGGGTTCGCGCCGAGGCGGTGCTTGAAGCCATGGGGCGGGTACCCCGTCACGCCTTCGTCCCGCCTTCAAAGGAATGGGCGGCCTACGAGGACGGCCCGCTTTCCATCGGACACGGACAGACCATCTCCCAGCCCTATATGGTGGCGCGGATGACCGAGCTGCTCCAGCCCGGCCCGGGCAAGCGGATCTTCGAGATCGGCACGGGCTCGGGCTATCAGGCGGCGGTGCTGGCCGAAACCGGCGCCGAGGTGGTCTCCATGGAACGGTACCGGGTGCTCGCCGATGCGGCCCGGAAGCGGCTCGATGCCCTGGGCTACCAGGTCACGGTGGTGGCCGGGGACGCACGCGGCGGCTACGCGGCCATGGCCCCCTACGACGGGATTGTGGTGACGGCGGCCGCGCCGACCGTGGAAGAGGCCTGGATCGACCAGCTTGCCGACGGCGGGCGTCTGGTGGTGCCCCTGAAGCAGCGGGTCTTCGGCGAGCAGCTGCTGCTGAAGGTGAAACAGGGGGACGCCCTTGAGGAGAGCCGGCTGGAATACTGCAGCTTCGTGCCCCTTCTGCCTGGTGTGGAAGAGGAGTGA
- a CDS encoding ribonuclease HI family protein, producing MIRGYFDGGSRGNPGVAGAGALLVDEQGRAVWQASRFLGRKTNNEAEYAAVLLLLEELQRRGAEGGITLYGDSRLVVNQLQGTWKVREPRLQPLHARARDLLRHTGARVAWVPRKDNSRADALANRAMDGGPDAQGGDSAEAASPLVFRKVAAEIFVVSDGDERFAVDRRHAACTCPAFRKEGSCRHLEEAKSRP from the coding sequence ATGATACGCGGCTATTTCGACGGCGGCTCCAGGGGCAACCCCGGCGTCGCCGGAGCGGGGGCCCTGCTCGTGGACGAGCAGGGCCGTGCCGTCTGGCAGGCCTCGCGGTTTCTGGGCAGGAAGACCAACAACGAAGCGGAGTACGCCGCTGTGCTGCTGCTGCTGGAGGAGCTGCAGCGCCGGGGGGCGGAGGGCGGCATCACCCTCTACGGCGACAGCCGGCTGGTGGTGAACCAGCTGCAGGGGACGTGGAAGGTGCGGGAGCCGAGGCTCCAGCCCCTGCACGCCAGGGCGCGGGACCTGCTCCGGCACACCGGAGCCCGGGTTGCCTGGGTGCCTCGGAAGGACAACAGCCGGGCCGACGCCCTGGCCAACAGGGCCATGGACGGGGGGCCCGATGCGCAGGGGGGAGACAGCGCAGAAGCCGCCTCCCCCCTCGTTTTCCGCAAGGTGGCTGCAGAGATCTTCGTGGTCAGCGACGGCGACGAACGCTTCGCCGTGGACAGAAGGCACGCCGCCTGCACCTGCCCCGCCTTCCGGAAGGAGGGGAGCTGCAGGCATCTGGAGGAGGCGAAGAGCCGGCCCTAA
- a CDS encoding GNAT family N-acetyltransferase — protein sequence MAGNGNGTAAFGGVTIRTTIEPGDLGAVVWLHGVLYAEEYGFDATFEPYVAEPMAHFVLNRNRCDRIWIVATDQGVRGSVAIVDGGDGAAQLRWFLLHPKVRGRGLGKHLIGESVCFCRQEGYGRIFLWTVRELDAAIHIYRRYGFRRTDVIEHEHWGRHIVEERYDLEL from the coding sequence ATGGCGGGGAACGGGAACGGAACGGCGGCCTTCGGCGGCGTCACCATCCGCACCACCATCGAACCGGGCGATCTGGGGGCGGTGGTGTGGCTCCACGGCGTGCTCTACGCCGAGGAATACGGTTTCGACGCCACCTTCGAGCCCTACGTGGCCGAGCCGATGGCCCACTTTGTGCTGAACCGGAACCGGTGCGACCGGATCTGGATCGTGGCCACCGACCAGGGCGTCCGGGGGTCCGTGGCCATCGTGGATGGCGGCGACGGCGCGGCGCAGCTGCGGTGGTTTCTCCTCCACCCCAAGGTACGCGGACGGGGGCTGGGGAAGCACCTTATCGGGGAATCGGTGTGTTTCTGCCGGCAGGAGGGCTACGGGAGGATCTTCCTCTGGACGGTGCGGGAGCTGGATGCGGCGATCCATATCTATCGGCGCTACGGCTTCCGGCGGACCGATGTGATCGAGCACGAGCACTGGGGCAGGCATATCGTGGAGGAGCGCTACGATCTGGAGCTGTAA
- a CDS encoding ABC transporter substrate-binding protein, with translation MKRSSAVLVAAAAAFLLALVLWLGADRQPIRIGFAGTLTGDLSDLGVQGRNGAILAVEEINDRGGVNGRRLELIAKDDGGDPRQAKAVDRQLIEADVTAIVGHMTSSLTIAALPVTEAAGTVLFSPTTSTPKLSGKEDLFFRLNPASDTEARALAHYARRTRELDSVGILWDSDNQAYAEPFTEAFRSQFEEEGGAVPAVCRYSSSSPTEWNEQLHRIRQSDAQGILLVSSARDTATFVQQLRKENRDWALLSSGWAATGALHQYCGSPCRGVLFAGSFVTGEPPEAMRDFRRRYRERFGASASFAAELAYDTIRILAQALQQTEGRTGNLPEALVAIDGFPGLSGPISLDRYGDVSSPVTIMELRDERFEPIATVEPEELRLPGTAVR, from the coding sequence ATGAAGCGGAGCAGTGCCGTACTTGTGGCGGCGGCAGCAGCATTCCTTTTGGCCCTGGTTCTCTGGCTCGGCGCCGACAGACAGCCGATCCGGATCGGTTTCGCCGGCACCCTTACCGGGGATCTCTCCGACCTCGGCGTACAGGGGCGGAACGGGGCGATCCTGGCCGTGGAGGAGATCAACGACCGGGGCGGCGTGAACGGGCGCAGACTCGAACTCATCGCAAAGGACGACGGCGGCGATCCCCGGCAGGCGAAAGCGGTGGACCGGCAGCTGATCGAAGCAGACGTGACGGCCATCGTCGGCCACATGACCTCCAGCCTCACCATCGCCGCCCTGCCTGTAACGGAAGCGGCCGGGACGGTGCTCTTCAGCCCCACCACATCCACCCCGAAGCTCTCCGGCAAAGAGGACCTCTTCTTCCGCCTCAATCCCGCTTCGGACACGGAGGCGCGGGCGCTGGCCCACTACGCCCGCCGGACCAGGGAGCTCGACAGCGTGGGCATCCTCTGGGACAGCGACAACCAGGCCTACGCCGAGCCCTTTACGGAGGCCTTCCGCTCCCAGTTCGAGGAGGAAGGCGGTGCCGTTCCCGCAGTCTGCCGCTACAGCTCCTCCTCGCCGACGGAATGGAACGAGCAGCTCCACCGCATCCGGCAGTCGGACGCACAGGGGATCCTGCTGGTCAGCTCGGCCAGGGATACCGCCACCTTCGTCCAGCAGCTGCGAAAGGAGAACAGGGACTGGGCGCTCCTTTCGAGCGGGTGGGCGGCCACCGGCGCGCTGCACCAATACTGCGGCAGCCCCTGCCGGGGCGTCCTGTTCGCGGGCAGCTTCGTCACCGGAGAACCCCCGGAGGCGATGCGGGACTTCCGGCGGCGCTACCGGGAACGCTTCGGCGCCTCGGCGTCCTTCGCTGCCGAGCTGGCCTACGACACCATCCGCATCCTGGCCCAGGCACTGCAGCAGACAGAGGGCAGGACCGGGAACCTCCCGGAGGCGCTCGTCGCCATTGACGGCTTTCCCGGCCTCTCCGGACCGATCTCGCTGGACCGCTACGGCGACGTCTCCTCTCCCGTCACCATCATGGAGCTTCGGGACGAACGCTTTGAACCCATCGCCACGGTCGAACCGGAGGAGTTGCGGCTCCCCGGAACCGCCGTTCGATAA
- a CDS encoding A24 family peptidase yields the protein MQFLSVLFGIALGAALGSFLNVVAGRSISGEAWWGKERSRCDHCRRELTARELVPVVSYLIQKGRCPSCGHAIPISYLVVESLGALLGGLLFWSYSPAEPLPLLVAAVCAFSLYLNALTDLKSGYIFDLFAFLPGVAGLLLRIPGGFTALGDGLLGAALGYGLIASIIGISNGVLGKPGMGWGDAHLMAGCGALLGWKMTAVALYLGLMGGGLIVLALLLFRVVRRGDALPLGPFLALGGMASLFVGPALLMRYFGAAPGWPW from the coding sequence ATGCAATTCCTTTCGGTTCTGTTCGGTATCGCGCTGGGCGCTGCGCTGGGATCCTTTCTCAACGTGGTGGCCGGCCGCTCCATCAGCGGCGAGGCCTGGTGGGGAAAGGAGCGCTCCCGCTGCGACCACTGCCGCCGGGAGCTCACGGCGCGGGAGCTTGTGCCGGTGGTCTCCTATCTGATCCAGAAGGGGCGGTGTCCCTCCTGCGGGCACGCCATCCCCATCTCCTATCTGGTGGTGGAGAGCCTGGGGGCACTGCTTGGGGGACTGCTCTTCTGGTCCTACAGCCCGGCCGAACCGCTGCCGCTGCTGGTCGCCGCCGTCTGCGCCTTCAGTCTCTACCTCAACGCGCTGACGGACCTGAAAAGCGGCTATATCTTCGACCTCTTCGCCTTCCTGCCGGGGGTGGCCGGACTGCTGCTGCGGATCCCGGGGGGGTTCACCGCGCTGGGCGACGGGTTGCTGGGCGCCGCACTGGGGTACGGTCTGATCGCGTCGATCATCGGGATCAGCAATGGTGTGCTGGGCAAACCGGGCATGGGCTGGGGCGACGCCCACCTGATGGCGGGCTGCGGCGCGCTGCTGGGGTGGAAGATGACCGCCGTGGCGCTCTACCTGGGGCTCATGGGCGGCGGGCTGATCGTGCTGGCTCTGCTGCTGTTCCGGGTGGTCCGCCGGGGCGACGCCCTCCCGCTTGGGCCATTCCTCGCGCTGGGGGGCATGGCGTCGCTCTTTGTCGGGCCGGCGCTCCTGATGCGCTACTTCGGGGCCGCTCCCGGCTGGCCCTGGTAG
- a CDS encoding PhzF family phenazine biosynthesis protein — MQSFRFNQVDVFANRPYFGNPLAVVAGAEGVSEEQMLQLARWTNLSETAFLLPPQNERASYRVRIFTPECELPFAGHPSVGAAYCALRSGLVDAEAERLVQECDAGLLEVVVEQGDEPIPFVQSPQPEVTELDASVATRAAACIGRDLDGPVPLLVDVGPRWLVVPLGTEEAVHALKPDMQQLARFSGELEITGITAFGMAPSRGGGHQIYVRSFAPILNVPEDPVCGSGNASVAAFILHAGLLDRVGGDYIARQGHELHRDGAVHVRMDPESGGVAIGGRVVPCIEGTIQL, encoded by the coding sequence ATGCAATCCTTCCGTTTCAACCAGGTCGATGTCTTTGCCAACCGTCCCTATTTCGGCAATCCCCTGGCGGTGGTAGCGGGCGCCGAGGGGGTGTCGGAGGAACAGATGCTCCAGCTCGCCAGATGGACCAATCTCTCGGAGACCGCCTTTCTGCTGCCGCCGCAGAACGAGAGGGCCTCCTACCGGGTGCGGATCTTCACGCCGGAGTGCGAGCTGCCCTTTGCCGGCCATCCCTCGGTGGGCGCGGCCTACTGCGCGCTGCGGAGCGGTCTTGTGGACGCCGAAGCGGAGCGCCTGGTGCAGGAGTGCGATGCGGGGCTGCTTGAGGTAGTGGTGGAGCAGGGCGATGAACCCATCCCCTTTGTCCAGTCGCCGCAGCCGGAGGTGACCGAGCTCGACGCCTCTGTGGCCACCCGTGCGGCGGCCTGCATCGGGCGGGATCTGGACGGCCCGGTTCCGCTGCTGGTGGACGTGGGGCCCAGATGGCTTGTGGTTCCCCTGGGGACGGAGGAGGCGGTGCACGCCCTGAAACCGGACATGCAGCAGCTTGCCCGCTTCAGCGGGGAGCTGGAGATCACCGGGATCACGGCCTTCGGCATGGCGCCCAGCCGGGGAGGGGGGCACCAGATCTACGTGCGTTCCTTCGCTCCGATCCTCAATGTGCCCGAGGACCCTGTATGCGGCAGCGGCAACGCCAGCGTGGCGGCCTTTATCCTCCATGCCGGTCTGCTCGACCGGGTGGGCGGGGACTATATCGCCAGGCAGGGGCACGAGCTGCACCGCGACGGCGCCGTCCATGTCCGGATGGATCCGGAAAGCGGAGGGGTCGCCATCGGCGGTCGCGTCGTGCCCTGTATCGAAGGAACCATCCAGCTTTAG
- a CDS encoding diguanylate cyclase — protein sequence MNKHETLEILVVDDSRFFTRFLGDVLRELGYAVAGTAASGREAVELAERLRPDLVLMDIVLDGDIDGIEAAGAVSAMGIPVIYLSAHAGGETLRKATETAPYGYVLKDDYSKASFVQSVRTTIEVGYGLWQAQQDLRRQQGLMASTLDALDEGVFTLDSQGRLVALNPAGESLLGFSQSEVRGYSLLDVITLLAGDERLRPGKGEPPEEALQRFLDAGSSLELRSRDGRRFPVEGTLKGISAGEGDGGYVLVLRDISELRKTREKLHRMAYYDGLTGLPNRTSFNEQAERMVRCAASEGFPAALMVIDFDNFKEINDTMGHAAGDRLLTESARGFLRISRTRRRFYRLGGDEFAVLLTAADDLADLRRPAEMILGLFDRRFSLRGREVSMSASIGVARFPDDARTVEELFRKADKAMYRAKDAGGNSCCLVSTDEVYRYQGQPGAAPK from the coding sequence ATGAACAAACACGAGACGTTGGAGATTCTTGTCGTCGACGACAGCCGATTCTTTACCCGGTTCCTCGGCGATGTGCTGCGGGAGCTGGGGTATGCTGTTGCGGGAACGGCGGCATCCGGTAGGGAGGCCGTCGAGCTCGCGGAACGGCTCCGTCCCGATCTCGTCCTGATGGACATCGTTCTCGACGGCGACATCGACGGGATCGAAGCGGCGGGAGCGGTCTCCGCCATGGGGATCCCCGTGATCTACCTGTCGGCCCACGCCGGCGGGGAGACCCTGCGGAAGGCCACCGAGACCGCCCCCTACGGCTACGTCCTGAAGGATGACTACAGCAAGGCCTCCTTCGTCCAGAGCGTGCGGACCACCATCGAGGTGGGCTACGGCCTGTGGCAGGCCCAGCAGGATCTCCGGCGGCAGCAGGGGCTGATGGCCTCCACGCTGGATGCCCTGGACGAGGGGGTCTTCACCCTGGACAGCCAGGGCCGTCTCGTGGCGCTGAACCCTGCGGGGGAGTCCCTCCTGGGATTCTCCCAGTCCGAGGTGCGGGGATACTCCCTCCTCGATGTGATCACCCTCCTTGCAGGCGACGAACGACTGAGGCCGGGAAAGGGCGAGCCCCCCGAGGAGGCCCTGCAGCGTTTTCTCGATGCGGGGTCGTCCCTGGAGCTCCGTTCCCGGGACGGCCGGCGTTTCCCCGTAGAGGGCACACTCAAAGGCATTTCGGCAGGCGAGGGCGACGGCGGCTATGTGCTTGTCCTGCGGGACATCAGCGAGCTGCGCAAAACCCGGGAGAAGCTCCACCGCATGGCCTACTACGATGGCCTGACCGGACTCCCCAACCGGACCTCCTTCAACGAGCAGGCGGAGCGGATGGTGCGCTGCGCTGCGTCGGAGGGCTTCCCCGCGGCGCTGATGGTGATCGACTTCGACAACTTCAAGGAGATCAACGACACCATGGGCCACGCCGCCGGGGACAGGCTGCTGACCGAAAGCGCACGGGGTTTCCTGCGGATCAGCAGAACCCGCCGGCGGTTCTACCGGCTGGGGGGCGACGAGTTCGCCGTGCTGCTCACCGCAGCCGACGATCTCGCAGACCTCCGGCGGCCTGCCGAAATGATCCTTGGCCTCTTCGACCGGCGGTTCTCGCTCCGCGGCCGGGAGGTCTCCATGTCGGCGAGCATCGGCGTCGCCCGGTTCCCCGACGACGCCCGCACCGTGGAGGAGCTCTTCCGCAAGGCCGACAAGGCCATGTACCGGGCCAAGGACGCTGGGGGCAACAGCTGTTGCCTCGTTTCCACCGATGAGGTCTACCGCTACCAGGGCCAGCCGGGAGCGGCCCCGAAGTAG